CGCCGACCGCCGGACGCGCGCGCGACGACACGCCGTGCCGCTTTgtctaaaaggaaaaaaaagagagtgaTGTTTTGATTGTttaattacttataaattcaaattaaaattttaggaatttaattttaaagttaaattttttatagtttattttataactttgtTATGAATCAGTGTGagcagatatatataaaagtttacgtataaaatagtttttgtttgcaaataaattgtttcgttttatctttctttcaaaaataatagagGCCTACCCTTATACCCTTATCTAGttagtgtgtgtgtggtgtTATTATTATCTCCTCCCGCTCCCGATCGCTCGCGCCATTTTCTAGCCAAAGGCAAAGCAAGTAAGCCACgccccagctcgccgcgcgccATGGAGGTCGGTGGCGTGCTCGTGTCGCTGCTCCTCGCGGCGTTCTCCCTCCcgtgcctcctcctcctcctcgtgctcgccgaggccggcgtccgcctcgcctccctcgcgcTGCAGGGCGGCCGCTACTCGTGGCCCACCCGCTCCGACTTCCTCGGCTACCGCATCGCGCGGGGCGGGCGgcactcctccgccgccgccgccgccatcggcgGCCGCTTCTCCTACCCCATCtccggcggaggtggcggcgggggcgggctcgggatggaggaggagacgctgccggcggcgtgcTGCGACcggctggcggtggcggtgtaCCGGCGCGGGAGGGACGCGCCGCCCGTGGACTGCGTGTTCTGCCTGTCgcgcgtcgacgacggcgaggaggtccGCCAGCTCCGCTGCCGCCACGTCTTCCACCGCGCCTGCCTCGACGCCTGGCTCGTCCGGCCGCGCGCCACCTGCCCGCTCTGCCGCGactgcctcctcccctccgagCCCCCGCGCTCCTTCCCGCTCGACTactacgacgacgacgacgacgtccacTTCGGCTTCAACGACTTCTCcatcacctcctccaccaccacctcccccgccgccgccgccgccgcctacccCCACGGCGTCGCGCTCTGGCCAATGTAACAATCTAGCTTACCAACCCCAACCTCACGGCTCCTGCTCCGCTCGCTCCATTGCTGCCACGCGCGAAGCAGAGTGCTCCTCTGTTTTTCcacctccttttttttaaaatttaaaatttactctttttGCATAgttttttagtaattaattaccgATTAATTTCGGACTGATTGCCTGATTATTAGTGGTAACACACGATGTGGCTGCAGTGCTGTCTTGCTCCCGGTAAATATTGCGACGGATAACGATGGCTCACCTGCCATTTTCTACAAATATTTCTCAGATCTCTCGTTACCAACTCTGTCCTAATCGTTCGTACAATCCGCTCCTTTCGTCTACATGGCTATGCATTCATCACGAGAAAGCGCTGCATCCCGCGTGttgcaatatatttataccgtTTCCGAAAATCCTAAATGGAAGTATTAGTGTGTTATCCACTGATCAACAATAGTTCAGCTACAGTCGTGGAGGCAGTTTTTTAAGCATATTTCCCCCTTTGCTTGCgtgtcatctaaataatcataaaaaatatgaaaaatttgataagattgattaatatgagttactccctccagtcACATTTGTTTAACATTTCGGACAGGAAGTTTACCTTATTTTCTTTGCAATTTACTTGTCCTAAACGTCAATTAAATCTgtccggagggagtatatcactacacaaacatacaagtttaaattcaacttctacatgtGATAacgaatataaaaaataatatacgtATACTAGtttcaattaattattaatataacaaaaataacttaaaacaGTTTCCTCTACAGTCGTTTgtgatagaattttttattattaattgcaCATCTTTAATAATACTTTTAGAATAAATCCTCcacaaatttatttctaaGAAATGTAACATaacaccaccgccgcgccaaCCCGTCTGATATGGCGAGGACATCACGTCATTTCGTAGCTAGccagttatttattttttgaaaataagtgCCTGTTTGGatagagagattttttttcttttaacacatcggatatttggacgttaattagaagtaataaatatagattgataacaaaactatttgtataaataaagactatttcattagacaatttttaaagcctaattaatccacgattaacaaatgtttactgtatcATCATAgtcgctaatcatagattaattatactcaatagattcgtctcgcgaaatagtctagagtatgagggtgagttttattactagtctatatttaatactcctaattaatgtctaaacattcgatgtgatagagact
This is a stretch of genomic DNA from Oryza brachyantha chromosome 1, ObraRS2, whole genome shotgun sequence. It encodes these proteins:
- the LOC121053286 gene encoding E3 ubiquitin-protein ligase EL5-like — its product is MEVGGVLVSLLLAAFSLPCLLLLLVLAEAGVRLASLALQGGRYSWPTRSDFLGYRIARGGRHSSAAAAAIGGRFSYPISGGGGGGGGLGMEEETLPAACCDRLAVAVYRRGRDAPPVDCVFCLSRVDDGEEVRQLRCRHVFHRACLDAWLVRPRATCPLCRDCLLPSEPPRSFPLDYYDDDDDVHFGFNDFSITSSTTTSPAAAAAAYPHGVALWPM